Proteins encoded in a region of the Actinomycetota bacterium genome:
- the rplW gene encoding 50S ribosomal protein L23, with protein MKTPRDIIFRPVVSEKSYAGLEQNTYTFLVDKRSSKTEIKEAIQQIWGVSVTSVRTLNRKGKVKRRRFTMGKRADEKRAVVTLAEGDRIEIFETGK; from the coding sequence GTGAAGACACCACGAGACATCATCTTCCGCCCGGTCGTGAGCGAGAAGTCCTACGCGGGGCTTGAGCAGAACACCTACACGTTCCTCGTGGACAAGCGTTCGAGCAAGACCGAGATCAAAGAGGCGATCCAGCAGATCTGGGGTGTCAGCGTGACCTCGGTTCGAACGCTGAACCGCAAGGGCAAGGTCAAGCGTCGCCGCTTCACCATGGGTAAGCGAGCGGACGAGAAGCGCGCGGTCGTCACGCTGGCGGAGGGCGACCGCATCGAGATCTTCGAGACGGGGAAGTAG
- the rplB gene encoding 50S ribosomal protein L2 yields MAVRKYKPTSPARRGASVSSFDEITRSSPERKLLDKGRNRAGRNTHGRVTTRHQGGGNKRRYRVIDFKRNKDGVPAKVAHIEYDPNRTARIALLHYADGEKRYILAPNGLSPGARVVSGEGADVRPGNALPLRNIPVGTTVHAVELKPGGGARMARSAGASVQVMAKEAGYATIRLPSGETRMVLASCRATVGEVGNAEHELIQLGKAGRSRWKRKRPSVRGVAMNPVDHPLGGGEGKSSGGRHPTTPWGKPEGRTRKKKKASNKLIVRRRGKGRGQ; encoded by the coding sequence ATGGCCGTTCGGAAGTACAAGCCGACGTCGCCCGCGAGGCGGGGCGCCAGCGTGTCCTCGTTCGACGAGATCACACGCTCCTCGCCGGAGCGCAAGCTTCTCGACAAGGGTCGGAACCGCGCCGGGCGGAACACGCACGGCCGCGTCACCACGCGTCACCAGGGCGGCGGCAACAAGCGCCGCTACCGCGTGATCGACTTCAAGCGGAACAAGGACGGCGTTCCGGCGAAGGTCGCGCATATCGAGTACGACCCGAACCGGACGGCGCGCATCGCGCTGCTGCACTACGCCGACGGCGAGAAGCGGTACATCCTCGCCCCGAACGGTCTGTCGCCGGGCGCCCGCGTGGTATCTGGCGAGGGTGCTGACGTTCGGCCGGGGAACGCCCTCCCGCTCCGGAACATCCCGGTGGGGACCACCGTGCACGCCGTGGAGCTCAAACCCGGCGGCGGTGCGCGAATGGCGCGATCGGCCGGGGCGAGCGTGCAGGTGATGGCCAAGGAGGCCGGCTACGCCACCATACGCCTGCCCTCCGGTGAAACCCGGATGGTCCTGGCCTCTTGCAGGGCAACCGTCGGCGAGGTCGGCAACGCCGAGCACGAACTCATTCAACTCGGCAAGGCGGGGCGGTCACGGTGGAAGCGGAAGCGGCCGTCGGTCCGCGGCGTGGCGATGAACCCGGTCGACCATCCGCTCGGCGGCGGCGAAGGCAAGAGCTCGGGCGGTCGTCACCCGACCACCCCGTGGGGGAAGCCCGAGGGCCGGACGCGCAAGAAGAAGAAGGCGTCGAACAAGCTCATCGTGCGGCGCCGCGGGAAGGGGCGTGGTCAGTGA
- the rpsS gene encoding 30S ribosomal protein S19, with translation MTRSIKKGPFVDDHLMIRIVEMNRRNEKTVVRTWSRRSTIVPEMVGHTIAVHDGRKHVPLYISESMVGHKLGEFAPTRTFRSHARAERSTTAR, from the coding sequence GTGACGCGCAGCATCAAAAAGGGCCCGTTCGTCGACGACCACCTGATGATCAGGATCGTCGAGATGAATCGGCGCAACGAGAAAACGGTTGTGCGCACCTGGTCGCGCCGCTCGACGATCGTGCCCGAGATGGTGGGTCACACGATCGCCGTGCACGATGGTCGGAAGCACGTCCCGCTGTACATCTCCGAGTCGATGGTCGGGCACAAGCTCGGCGAGTTCGCGCCCACGCGAACGTTCCGATCGCACGCGCGCGCGGAACGATCGACGACCGCGAGGTAG
- the rplV gene encoding 50S ribosomal protein L22 gives MQAKATVKYARITPSKARRVIEMIRGRQIDEARRILRFSPLGAAKTVEKALNSAVANAEQQPGVAPQNLVVERAWVDEGPTLKRWRPRAYGRATKVFKRTSHITLVVTSLGEEE, from the coding sequence ATGCAAGCCAAAGCGACGGTGAAATACGCGAGGATCACGCCCTCCAAGGCGCGCCGAGTGATCGAGATGATCCGCGGGCGCCAGATCGACGAAGCGCGTCGCATCCTGCGGTTCTCGCCGCTCGGCGCGGCGAAGACGGTGGAGAAGGCACTGAACTCTGCCGTGGCGAATGCCGAGCAGCAGCCGGGGGTCGCGCCGCAGAACCTCGTCGTCGAGCGGGCGTGGGTCGACGAGGGCCCGACGCTCAAGCGTTGGCGTCCCAGGGCCTACGGCCGCGCGACCAAGGTGTTCAAGCGCACGTCGCACATCACGCTGGTAGTGACGTCGTTGGGAGAGGAAGAGTAA
- the rpsC gene encoding 30S ribosomal protein S3 → MGHKVNPYGFRLGVIYPWKSNWFARRDYATQLHEDVWIRKHIRSRLARAGISSIDIERKGDQIWVYIRTARPGIVIGRKGAEVDRIRKDIERVTKKRVDVKVEDMNSAASEARPETDATLLSQGVAEQLAGRVSFRRAMRRAVQTAMRSGALGVRVQCGGRLGGTEMSRREWYREGRVPLHTLRAKIDFGQAEAKTTFGQIGVKVWVYHGDEIPQAEQETERLRARALAQVASGGGASTGALITDVREAAEVAEPEEAEPTVEAEEAEAEEPTGDPSTGEAAPSANATVDEEPKRAAAEAPPEEDR, encoded by the coding sequence GTGGGTCACAAGGTCAACCCGTACGGGTTCCGTCTGGGGGTCATCTACCCCTGGAAGTCCAACTGGTTCGCCCGGCGCGATTACGCGACCCAGCTGCACGAGGACGTCTGGATTCGAAAGCACATCCGGTCTCGCCTGGCGCGCGCGGGAATCTCGAGCATCGACATCGAGCGCAAGGGCGACCAGATCTGGGTGTACATCCGCACGGCCCGGCCGGGGATCGTGATCGGCAGAAAGGGCGCCGAGGTCGACCGGATCCGCAAGGACATCGAACGGGTCACCAAGAAGCGCGTCGACGTGAAGGTCGAGGACATGAACTCCGCCGCGTCGGAGGCGCGCCCCGAGACCGACGCGACGCTGCTCTCGCAGGGCGTTGCCGAGCAGCTCGCCGGTCGCGTGTCGTTCCGTCGCGCGATGCGCAGGGCCGTACAGACCGCCATGCGCTCGGGTGCCCTCGGCGTTCGCGTGCAATGCGGAGGCCGCCTCGGTGGGACCGAGATGTCGCGGCGGGAGTGGTATCGCGAGGGTCGCGTTCCGTTGCACACGCTGCGCGCGAAGATCGATTTCGGTCAGGCCGAAGCAAAGACGACGTTTGGCCAGATCGGCGTGAAGGTGTGGGTCTACCACGGTGACGAGATCCCGCAGGCGGAGCAAGAAACCGAGCGTCTGCGCGCTCGCGCCCTCGCCCAGGTGGCCAGCGGCGGCGGCGCCTCGACCGGTGCGCTCATCACCGACGTCCGCGAGGCCGCCGAGGTCGCCGAACCCGAAGAGGCTGAGCCAACCGTGGAAGCGGAGGAGGCCGAGGCGGAGGAACCGACCGGCGACCCGTCGACGGGCGAAGCCGCGCCGAGCGCGAACGCTACCGTCGACGAGGAGCCCAAGCGCGCTGCCGCGGAGGCCCCGCCCGAGGAGGATCGTTGA
- the rplP gene encoding 50S ribosomal protein L16, which produces MLAPKKVKHRKVHRGRRRGRAKGGTEIQYGDYGLVALEPAWITNRQIEAARVAITRHIRRGGKVWINIFPDKPVTKKPAETRMGSGKGNPEGWVAVVKPGRVMFELAGVSDTLAREAMSRAAHKLPIKTKLISRAGGGE; this is translated from the coding sequence ATGCTCGCGCCCAAGAAGGTCAAGCATCGCAAGGTGCACCGGGGGCGGCGTCGAGGTCGGGCCAAGGGCGGCACCGAGATCCAGTACGGCGACTACGGCCTTGTGGCGCTGGAGCCGGCGTGGATCACCAACCGGCAGATCGAGGCGGCCCGGGTGGCGATCACGCGCCACATCCGTCGCGGCGGGAAGGTGTGGATCAACATCTTCCCCGACAAGCCCGTCACGAAGAAGCCGGCCGAGACGCGAATGGGCTCGGGGAAGGGCAACCCGGAGGGCTGGGTCGCCGTCGTGAAGCCGGGCCGCGTGATGTTCGAGCTGGCCGGCGTCTCCGACACGCTTGCCCGCGAGGCCATGAGCCGCGCCGCGCACAAGCTGCCCATCAAGACGAAGCTCATCTCCCGTGCGGGGGGTGGTGAGTGA
- the rpmC gene encoding 50S ribosomal protein L29, with protein sequence MARVRELRDLGEQDLLERLESSKEELFNLRFQLATGQLDNPMRVKQLRHEIAQILTVLRERELDQEREAVESQP encoded by the coding sequence ATGGCACGAGTGCGAGAGCTCCGCGACCTCGGTGAACAGGACCTGCTCGAACGACTCGAGTCTTCCAAGGAGGAGCTGTTCAACCTGCGCTTCCAGCTCGCCACCGGGCAGCTCGACAATCCCATGCGGGTCAAGCAGCTGCGTCACGAGATCGCACAGATCCTCACGGTTCTCCGCGAGCGTGAGCTCGACCAGGAGCGTGAGGCCGTGGAGTCCCAGCCATGA
- the rpsQ gene encoding 30S ribosomal protein S17, producing MSETSQVTERGRRKVRTGVVVSDKMDKTVLVRIDRKVRHPLYRKTVARSNKLAAHDENNDAHVGDTVRVMETRPLSKTKRWRLVEVVQRAK from the coding sequence ATGAGCGAGACATCGCAAGTGACCGAACGGGGGCGCCGGAAGGTCCGAACGGGCGTGGTCGTGTCCGACAAGATGGACAAGACCGTCCTCGTCCGCATCGACCGCAAGGTTCGACACCCGCTGTACCGCAAGACGGTCGCGCGTTCGAACAAGCTCGCCGCGCACGACGAGAACAACGATGCACATGTCGGTGACACGGTTCGCGTGATGGAGACGCGTCCGCTCAGCAAGACCAAGCGGTGGCGCCTCGTCGAGGTCGTCCAAAGGGCGAAATAG
- the rplN gene encoding 50S ribosomal protein L14: MIQQETRCKVADNTGAKEVLVIRVLGGSHRRYAGVGDVVVGSVKDALPGGGVKKGEVVKAVVVRTAKERRRPDGSYIKFDDNAVVLLTTDAKNPRGTRIFGPVARELREKRFMKIISLAPEVL; this comes from the coding sequence GTGATTCAGCAGGAGACCCGATGCAAGGTCGCAGACAACACGGGGGCCAAGGAGGTCCTGGTGATCCGCGTCCTCGGCGGCTCACACCGGCGGTATGCCGGCGTGGGTGACGTCGTCGTCGGCTCCGTGAAGGACGCGCTGCCGGGTGGCGGCGTCAAGAAAGGTGAAGTGGTGAAGGCAGTGGTCGTTCGAACCGCCAAGGAGCGTCGAAGGCCGGACGGTTCGTACATCAAGTTCGATGACAATGCGGTGGTCTTGCTCACGACCGACGCGAAGAACCCGCGCGGCACGCGCATCTTCGGCCCGGTCGCCCGCGAGCTCCGCGAGAAGCGGTTCATGAAGATCATCTCGCTTGCCCCGGAGGTGCTGTAG
- the rplX gene encoding 50S ribosomal protein L24, whose product MPGVDIKRDDTVRVMNGKSRGHVGRVIRVLPRERRVLVEGAAMAKKHQRTTGKRSSSGSQLQQGGIIDTEQLIDISNVQPVCRSCGKPTRVGHRVEDDGTRVRICRKCGEDL is encoded by the coding sequence ATGCCAGGCGTCGACATCAAGAGGGACGACACGGTCCGCGTGATGAACGGCAAGAGCCGCGGTCACGTCGGGCGCGTGATCCGCGTGCTCCCCCGGGAGCGGCGGGTACTCGTCGAAGGCGCCGCGATGGCCAAGAAGCACCAGCGGACGACTGGCAAGCGCTCCTCGAGCGGATCGCAGCTGCAGCAGGGCGGCATCATCGACACCGAGCAACTCATCGACATCTCGAACGTACAGCCCGTGTGTCGGAGCTGCGGCAAACCGACGCGGGTCGGCCACCGCGTCGAGGACGATGGCACGCGCGTGCGCATCTGTCGCAAGTGTGGTGAGGACCTGTGA
- the rplE gene encoding 50S ribosomal protein L5, whose amino-acid sequence MSQTTYVPRLKTRFREEGVPRLQRELGLDNPMQVPRLDRVVLNMGVGDALKDGRMLEAAVDDLTTITGQKPVITKARKSIAGFKLREGMAIGAKVTLRGDRMWEFIDRLVAIAIPRIRDFRGLNPSAFDGGGNFTLGLTEQLIFPEIDYDRVVKVRGMDITVVTTAKNDEEGRALLVALGFPFEGIPVVQAEAS is encoded by the coding sequence GTGAGTCAAACGACGTACGTTCCCCGGCTGAAGACGCGCTTCCGCGAGGAGGGCGTGCCACGTCTGCAGCGCGAGCTCGGTTTGGACAACCCGATGCAGGTTCCTCGACTCGACCGCGTCGTCCTGAACATGGGCGTTGGTGACGCCCTCAAGGACGGCCGTATGCTGGAGGCCGCGGTCGACGACCTCACGACGATCACCGGGCAGAAGCCGGTGATCACCAAGGCCCGGAAGTCCATCGCCGGGTTCAAGCTGCGCGAGGGCATGGCGATCGGCGCGAAGGTCACCCTGCGGGGCGACCGGATGTGGGAGTTCATCGATCGGCTCGTGGCGATCGCGATCCCCCGGATCCGGGACTTCCGCGGGCTGAACCCGAGCGCGTTCGACGGCGGTGGGAACTTCACGCTCGGGCTGACCGAGCAGCTGATCTTCCCGGAGATCGACTACGACAGGGTGGTCAAGGTCCGGGGGATGGACATCACGGTCGTGACGACCGCGAAGAACGACGAGGAAGGACGCGCGCTGCTGGTGGCGCTGGGGTTCCCGTTCGAGGGGATCCCGGTGGTGCAAGCGGAGGCGTCGTAG
- a CDS encoding type Z 30S ribosomal protein S14 has protein sequence MAKKALINKQQQQQRFKVREYTRCSRCGRARAVYRGFMLCRICLRELAHAGELPGVTKASW, from the coding sequence ATGGCGAAGAAAGCGCTGATCAACAAGCAGCAGCAGCAGCAGAGGTTCAAGGTACGCGAGTACACGCGATGCTCGCGATGCGGTCGCGCACGCGCCGTGTACCGCGGCTTCATGCTCTGCCGGATCTGCCTGCGCGAGCTCGCACACGCGGGCGAGCTGCCGGGGGTGACCAAGGCGTCATGGTGA
- the rpsH gene encoding 30S ribosomal protein S8: protein MRLATNVSDPIGDLLARIRNANLAYKDDLIVPASKMNEAIVKILAAEGFVGGYEPEGDGLDRTLRVTLKYGSKRERTITGLKRVSRPGRRMYAGRTGLPRVLGGLGVAIVSTSQGVMTDRDASRKGIGGEVLAYVW, encoded by the coding sequence GTGAGGCTTGCCACCAACGTCTCGGACCCCATCGGGGACCTGTTGGCGCGGATCCGCAACGCGAACCTCGCCTACAAGGACGACCTGATCGTGCCGGCGTCCAAGATGAACGAGGCGATCGTGAAGATCCTTGCGGCCGAGGGCTTCGTCGGCGGATACGAGCCGGAGGGTGACGGGCTCGACCGGACACTCCGGGTGACGCTGAAGTACGGCTCGAAACGCGAGCGCACGATCACCGGGTTGAAGCGTGTGAGCCGCCCGGGACGGCGCATGTACGCGGGGCGGACCGGTCTCCCGCGCGTGCTCGGTGGTCTCGGCGTCGCCATCGTGTCGACGTCGCAGGGTGTGATGACGGACCGTGACGCCTCCCGCAAGGGCATCGGCGGCGAGGTCCTCGCGTACGTTTGGTAG
- the rplF gene encoding 50S ribosomal protein L6 — MSRIGRQPIEIPSGVDVTIEDSSVTVKGPRGTLSTRFHPEMRVVHEDAAIRVERPSDEGFHRSLHGLTRSLIANMVEGVTKGYEKRLAIVGVGYRAAMRGNALELQVGYSHPVPFPAPEGIEFEVPTPTSIVVRGNDKQLVGEVAANIRKVRKPEPYKGKGIRYENEYVRKKAGKAAKTGAA, encoded by the coding sequence ATGAGTCGTATCGGCAGACAACCCATCGAGATCCCGAGCGGGGTCGACGTCACGATCGAGGACTCCTCGGTGACCGTGAAGGGCCCGCGAGGAACGCTCAGCACGCGTTTCCATCCCGAGATGCGCGTCGTCCACGAGGACGCCGCGATCCGCGTCGAGCGACCAAGTGACGAGGGATTCCACCGGAGCCTGCATGGCCTCACGCGCTCGCTGATCGCGAACATGGTCGAGGGCGTGACGAAGGGGTACGAGAAGCGCCTGGCCATCGTCGGTGTCGGCTATCGCGCCGCGATGCGCGGCAACGCGCTTGAGCTGCAGGTGGGCTACTCACACCCCGTTCCGTTCCCGGCACCGGAGGGCATCGAGTTCGAGGTTCCCACCCCCACGTCAATCGTCGTTCGCGGCAACGACAAGCAGCTGGTCGGCGAGGTGGCCGCCAACATCCGGAAGGTACGCAAGCCGGAGCCGTACAAGGGCAAGGGCATCCGCTACGAGAACGAGTATGTGCGCAAGAAGGCCGGCAAGGCCGCGAAGACCGGGGCCGCGTGA
- the rplR gene encoding 50S ribosomal protein L18, with protein MNAKTKHDARVRRHVRTRTKVSGTAERPRLAVFRSNRHIYAQLIDDSASRTLVAASDREVQGRGDGKTSSAKAVGELIAERAKAAGIEAVVFDRGGRLYHGRVAALAEGAREKGLRI; from the coding sequence GTGAATGCCAAGACCAAGCACGATGCTCGTGTTCGCCGCCACGTCCGGACCCGGACGAAGGTCAGCGGCACCGCGGAACGACCGCGTCTCGCGGTGTTCCGTTCCAATCGGCACATCTACGCGCAGCTGATCGACGACTCGGCTTCTCGAACGCTCGTGGCAGCGTCGGACCGCGAGGTGCAGGGTCGCGGCGACGGCAAGACGAGTTCGGCCAAGGCGGTGGGCGAACTGATCGCCGAGCGCGCAAAGGCCGCCGGCATCGAGGCCGTTGTGTTCGACCGGGGCGGAAGGCTGTACCACGGACGTGTCGCAGCCCTCGCCGAGGGAGCACGCGAGAAGGGACTTCGGATCTGA
- the rpmD gene encoding 50S ribosomal protein L30 — protein MTSRSRSEAVAHGRRLKVTQVRSVINRPKDQKSTVRRLGLHRINDTVVKDDRPEIRGMIEKVRHLVEVEVVEESS, from the coding sequence ATGACCTCGCGCTCGAGGAGCGAAGCGGTGGCGCACGGCAGAAGGCTCAAGGTCACGCAGGTCCGGAGCGTCATCAACAGGCCGAAGGACCAGAAGTCGACGGTGCGACGTCTCGGCCTGCACCGGATCAACGACACCGTGGTGAAGGACGACCGTCCCGAGATCCGGGGGATGATCGAGAAGGTCCGTCACCTGGTTGAGGTAGAGGTAGTAGAGGAGTCGTCGTGA
- the rplO gene encoding 50S ribosomal protein L15, producing the protein MKIHHLKPAERSKTDRKRVGRGRAGVRGKTAGRGSKGYLARHNPRPGFEGGQMPLQRRVPKLKGFKNPNRVEYAVVNVETLGRYFDREVDPAALSAHGLVRKGRPVKVLARGELDKALTVKAHAFSEAAKEKIERAGGTAELLGTDG; encoded by the coding sequence GTGAAGATCCACCACCTCAAGCCGGCCGAGAGGTCGAAGACCGACCGCAAGCGGGTCGGACGGGGCCGAGCGGGCGTCCGCGGGAAGACGGCGGGGCGCGGCTCGAAGGGTTACCTCGCGCGCCACAACCCGAGGCCCGGGTTCGAGGGCGGCCAGATGCCGCTCCAACGCCGAGTTCCCAAGCTGAAGGGGTTCAAGAATCCGAACCGCGTCGAGTACGCCGTCGTCAACGTCGAGACGCTCGGGCGGTACTTCGATCGTGAGGTCGACCCCGCGGCGCTGTCCGCGCACGGGCTCGTTCGCAAGGGTCGCCCGGTGAAGGTGCTCGCCCGTGGCGAGCTCGACAAGGCGTTGACGGTGAAGGCTCACGCGTTCTCGGAAGCGGCGAAGGAGAAGATCGAGCGCGCCGGCGGAACCGCCGAGCTTCTCGGAACCGACGGGTAG
- the secY gene encoding preprotein translocase subunit SecY, with the protein MLRAFVNAFKVPDLRNKILFTLFIIAVYRLGSYVPVPVVDISLLQSQLEQQGLTGFLTFIDLFSGGALTNVAVFGLGIMPYITASIIMQLLSVVIPKLEQWRKEGEQGAKKVNQWTRYVTVALALLQSTGLAFLFHSGSQQLGGVDIFPTGEFTAPNVALIVLILTAGTAMIMWMGELITQRGIGNGMSILIFSSVISGLPTQGRSIYLSGGAGKFATIIVIGLAIIVAVIFVEQGQRRIPVQYAKRVVGRRMTSGGSTYIPLKVNQSGVIPIIFASSLLYFPTLLASVYHAQWFQNVVNDYVTNQRSVVYMAIYGLLVIFFAYFYTAIAFNPVDTADNLRKYGGFVPGIRPGPPTSDYLSFVLTRITLPGSIFLALIALLPAIFFAYFLPVAQFPFGGTSLLITVGVALETMKQLESQLLMRHYEGFLR; encoded by the coding sequence GTGCTCCGCGCCTTCGTCAATGCGTTCAAGGTCCCCGACCTCCGCAACAAGATCCTCTTCACCCTGTTCATCATCGCGGTGTACCGGCTCGGCTCGTACGTGCCGGTTCCCGTCGTCGACATCTCACTACTTCAGAGCCAGCTCGAACAGCAGGGTCTGACCGGGTTCCTCACGTTCATCGATCTGTTCTCAGGCGGCGCGCTGACGAACGTGGCGGTATTCGGGCTCGGCATCATGCCCTACATCACCGCGTCCATCATCATGCAGCTCCTCTCCGTCGTGATCCCCAAGCTCGAGCAGTGGCGCAAGGAGGGCGAGCAGGGCGCGAAGAAGGTCAACCAGTGGACGCGCTACGTCACCGTGGCACTCGCGCTACTCCAGTCGACGGGACTGGCGTTCCTGTTCCATTCCGGTTCGCAACAGCTCGGCGGCGTCGACATCTTCCCGACGGGGGAGTTCACCGCGCCGAACGTCGCGCTGATCGTCCTGATCCTGACGGCCGGCACCGCGATGATCATGTGGATGGGTGAGCTCATCACCCAGCGTGGGATTGGCAACGGCATGTCGATCCTCATCTTTTCCAGCGTGATCTCGGGGCTTCCCACGCAGGGACGCTCGATCTACTTGAGCGGAGGAGCCGGGAAGTTCGCCACGATCATCGTCATCGGGCTGGCCATCATCGTCGCGGTCATCTTCGTCGAGCAGGGCCAGCGACGGATCCCGGTGCAGTACGCCAAGCGCGTCGTCGGCCGACGGATGACGAGCGGCGGGAGCACGTACATCCCGCTGAAGGTGAACCAGTCCGGCGTGATCCCGATCATCTTCGCCAGCTCGCTGCTGTACTTCCCCACGCTGCTGGCGAGCGTCTACCACGCGCAGTGGTTCCAGAACGTCGTGAACGACTACGTAACCAATCAGCGAAGCGTGGTCTACATGGCGATCTACGGTCTCCTGGTCATCTTCTTCGCCTACTTCTACACGGCGATCGCGTTCAATCCGGTCGACACGGCGGACAACCTTCGCAAGTACGGCGGTTTCGTCCCCGGCATCCGCCCGGGACCACCGACCTCCGACTACCTGAGCTTCGTGTTGACCAGGATCACGCTGCCCGGCTCGATCTTCCTCGCCTTGATCGCGCTCCTCCCGGCGATCTTCTTCGCGTACTTCCTCCCGGTGGCGCAGTTCCCGTTCGGCGGTACTTCGCTGCTGATCACGGTGGGCGTCGCGCTCGAGACGATGAAGCAGCTCGAGTCGCAGCTGCTGATGCGTCACTACGAGGGCTTCCTGAGGTAA
- a CDS encoding adenylate kinase has translation MRIILLGPPGAGKGTQARKLAERYGLAVIATGDIFRDHIARETPLGMRAKEFVDSGEYVPDDITTEMVFDRLDQPDTREGFILDGFPRTVPQAQALERALGAWGRPLSAVLNFKISDEVAVKRLHARLVCPNCGRSYNIEFKPPRIEGVCDVCGHELRGRSDDDEATVRRRLEVYHKETKPLVLYFWERGLLRDIDAEAPVEVVAHRTIEAIADLTEDYG, from the coding sequence GTGCGGATCATCCTGCTCGGCCCACCGGGCGCGGGGAAGGGGACGCAGGCAAGGAAGCTGGCCGAGCGCTACGGGCTCGCAGTGATCGCGACCGGTGACATCTTCCGCGACCACATCGCGCGCGAAACACCGCTCGGGATGCGGGCCAAGGAGTTCGTCGACTCGGGCGAGTACGTCCCGGACGACATCACCACCGAGATGGTGTTCGACCGACTCGACCAGCCGGATACGCGTGAGGGGTTCATCCTCGACGGGTTTCCGCGAACCGTTCCGCAGGCGCAGGCGCTCGAGCGCGCGCTGGGGGCGTGGGGGAGACCGCTCTCGGCCGTGCTGAACTTCAAGATCTCCGACGAGGTCGCGGTGAAGCGGCTCCACGCCAGGCTCGTCTGCCCGAACTGCGGGCGCTCGTACAACATCGAGTTCAAGCCGCCACGAATCGAAGGCGTCTGTGACGTGTGCGGGCATGAGCTCCGGGGTCGCTCGGACGACGACGAGGCGACGGTCCGCCGGAGGCTCGAGGTCTACCACAAAGAGACGAAGCCCCTCGTCCTATACTTCTGGGAGCGCGGCCTCCTCCGAGACATCGACGCCGAGGCGCCGGTCGAGGTCGTGGCCCACCGGACTATTGAGGCCATCGCCGATCTGACCGAGGATTACGGGTAG
- the map gene encoding type I methionyl aminopeptidase — MIIYKSPDEIDKMRKAGRIVAGTIDRVLAAVGPGVTTAKLDEVAEAYILEQRATPSFKWYRGTFPASICTSLNDEIVHGIPSTKRVVREGDVLSLDFGAIWDGFHADSAVTIIVGDPRSPDAEKLVRVTEEALEAGISQIRPGGRLSDIGAAVQQVAEGAGFSVVREYVGHGIGRALHEDPQIANYGDPGRGPVLKPGLVVAVEPMVNVGGWETRVLADDWTVVTKDGSLSAHFEHTIAVTEDGHEVLTVR, encoded by the coding sequence GTGATCATCTACAAGTCCCCCGATGAGATCGACAAGATGCGGAAGGCTGGCCGCATCGTTGCCGGGACCATCGACCGCGTCCTCGCGGCGGTCGGGCCGGGCGTCACCACCGCAAAGCTCGACGAGGTGGCCGAGGCGTACATCCTCGAGCAGCGCGCGACGCCCTCGTTCAAGTGGTACCGGGGGACGTTCCCAGCGTCGATCTGCACCTCGCTGAACGACGAGATCGTGCACGGCATCCCGTCGACGAAGCGGGTTGTTCGCGAGGGTGACGTCCTGTCGCTGGACTTCGGGGCGATCTGGGACGGCTTCCACGCCGACTCCGCGGTGACGATCATCGTCGGCGATCCGCGGTCGCCCGACGCCGAGAAGCTCGTGCGCGTTACAGAGGAGGCGCTCGAGGCGGGGATCTCGCAGATCCGTCCGGGCGGACGGCTCTCCGACATCGGCGCGGCCGTCCAGCAGGTCGCCGAGGGGGCGGGATTCTCCGTCGTCCGCGAGTACGTCGGACACGGGATCGGCCGGGCCCTCCACGAGGACCCCCAGATCGCCAACTACGGTGACCCCGGGCGGGGGCCGGTTCTCAAGCCGGGGCTGGTTGTCGCGGTCGAGCCGATGGTGAACGTGGGCGGCTGGGAGACGCGGGTGCTCGCCGACGACTGGACGGTGGTGACTAAGGACGGGTCGCTCTCGGCGCACTTCGAGCACACCATCGCGGTGACCGAGGACGGGCACGAGGTCCTGACCGTCCGATGA